Proteins encoded in a region of the Candidatus Moanabacter tarae genome:
- the gnl_1 gene encoding Gluconolactonase, with protein MIAKSKIFPQHDRTKTANQLREGIEYYNPDFRQLLPEEPELIHHWRGTEWAEGPVFLSQRNAVIWSDIPNNRMLEFNLTSRETSVFKEPSNYTNGNTVDLEGRLISAQHLPHCILRTEHDGTLTVLVDRYNGKRLNSPNDVVVKSDGTIWFTDPPYGILSDREGRQRKSEISGCYVYRFDEVTGTLEIVVDSMDRPNGLAFSPGEDILYVSDTGKSENLMAFNVSSDGRYVENGREFAKVRPGTSDGFRCDVEGNLWTSAADGIQCYTAEGELIGKILIPEQRVANCCFGGPDAKTLYIAGDTSLYSIVLDIAGAQSGT; from the coding sequence ATGATCGCAAAATCAAAGATCTTTCCACAACACGACAGGACAAAAACAGCCAATCAACTTAGAGAGGGCATAGAGTATTACAATCCCGATTTTCGACAACTCCTGCCGGAGGAACCAGAATTAATACACCATTGGCGGGGGACCGAATGGGCGGAGGGCCCTGTCTTCCTATCACAAAGGAATGCTGTGATATGGTCGGACATACCGAATAATCGCATGCTAGAATTCAATCTAACGAGCAGGGAAACATCCGTATTCAAAGAACCTTCAAATTACACTAACGGCAATACTGTTGACCTTGAGGGTCGCTTAATCAGCGCACAACATCTTCCTCACTGCATCCTACGTACTGAACATGATGGGACCCTCACTGTCCTTGTTGATCGCTATAATGGGAAACGTCTAAATTCGCCGAACGATGTAGTTGTGAAATCAGATGGAACAATTTGGTTCACAGATCCTCCCTACGGAATTCTCTCCGATCGCGAAGGTCGGCAGCGAAAGTCAGAAATTAGCGGTTGTTATGTTTACCGGTTTGATGAAGTCACTGGAACTCTCGAAATTGTGGTCGACAGTATGGATCGACCCAACGGACTAGCGTTTTCTCCTGGAGAAGATATTCTCTACGTGTCCGATACAGGAAAATCCGAAAACCTAATGGCATTCAATGTCTCCTCGGATGGGCGATATGTGGAAAACGGTCGAGAATTCGCAAAGGTACGACCAGGGACTTCAGACGGTTTCCGTTGTGACGTAGAAGGCAACCTATGGACAAGTGCTGCAGATGGCATACAGTGCTACACGGCAGAAGGCGAATTAATCGGAAAAATCCTCATTCCCGAACAACGGGTAGCCAATTGCTGTTTTGGAGGGCCAGATGCCAAAACTCTTTATATCGCTGGAGACACTTCGTTATATTCCATTGTACTCGACATCGCCGGTGCACAATCCGGAACGTAA
- the bacC_3 gene encoding Dihydroanticapsin 7-dehydrogenase, whose translation MKKNIHLNNKTQGRVAGKVALITGAASGIGEGTALLFAREGASVSLVDVDVENGRRVLAQIQDEGGRAIFVKADVGKSPQVRRMIERTEKEFGRIDFIHNNAIWYKNGPATELEEKDWDRTLDVGLKAIYLSAKFGIPVMRKNGGGAIVNTGSVHSMVSFHEHTAYDTAKAGILGLTRILSLDYGPDIRVNAVLPGAILTPLWRSMSPKELRQSKKQFSEMVPAKRLGTVEDVANAVLFLASDEAAFITGTSLAVDGGLLARTM comes from the coding sequence ATGAAGAAAAACATTCATCTTAATAATAAGACCCAAGGAAGAGTTGCAGGTAAAGTGGCTTTGATAACAGGTGCTGCTTCAGGAATTGGAGAGGGAACGGCTTTATTATTCGCTAGAGAGGGGGCGTCCGTGAGTTTGGTGGATGTGGATGTGGAAAATGGGAGGCGAGTCCTAGCCCAGATTCAAGATGAGGGAGGCCGGGCAATATTCGTGAAGGCAGATGTTGGCAAGAGTCCTCAAGTGAGAAGGATGATAGAACGTACTGAGAAAGAATTTGGGCGTATTGATTTTATTCACAATAACGCTATCTGGTATAAAAATGGTCCGGCGACAGAGCTAGAGGAAAAGGATTGGGATCGAACCCTCGATGTCGGTTTGAAGGCTATCTATTTAAGCGCGAAATTTGGTATTCCTGTAATGCGTAAGAATGGGGGGGGGGCGATTGTCAATACCGGATCAGTACACTCAATGGTTAGTTTTCATGAACACACTGCATATGACACGGCTAAGGCAGGAATCCTAGGTTTGACTAGAATTCTTTCCCTCGACTACGGACCTGATATTCGAGTCAATGCAGTACTGCCAGGAGCGATTCTCACTCCTCTCTGGAGGTCTATGTCTCCAAAGGAACTCCGGCAATCCAAGAAACAGTTTTCAGAAATGGTACCGGCTAAAAGATTAGGTACCGTCGAAGACGTGGCAAACGCAGTATTGTTTCTCGCTTCCGATGAGGCCGCATTTATTACCGGTACTTCTTTGGCTGTAGATGGAGGGCTTCTCGCTCGTACTATGTAA
- the oppF_1 gene encoding Oligopeptide transport ATP-binding protein OppF: MSEPEKVQPILEVKNLKKHFPVFSKGFIRRQIDVVKAVDDISFTVNPGETLGIVGESGSGKTTCARCILRALEPTAGDVYFRNKGRTINMATLKEGELKPIRQEMQMIFQDPFSSLNPRMTVGSIIAEPLIIHKIGTPKEREERVVDILRKVGLIPEHRQRYPHAFSGGQRQRIGIARALIMNPALIVADEAVSALDVSVQAQVINLLEDLQNEFNLTYVFVAHDLSVVRHICDRVAVMYLGKLVEVEKTEELFANPKHPYTKVLLSAIPYPDPDISLEPLNMGDFIEAIEAQS, from the coding sequence ATGAGCGAACCTGAAAAGGTGCAACCTATACTTGAGGTTAAGAACCTTAAGAAGCACTTTCCCGTCTTCAGTAAAGGATTTATCCGACGCCAGATTGACGTCGTGAAAGCCGTAGACGATATTAGCTTTACTGTAAATCCAGGAGAAACACTGGGTATTGTAGGTGAAAGTGGATCCGGGAAAACCACATGCGCACGTTGCATTTTACGCGCCCTCGAGCCAACTGCTGGGGATGTCTATTTCCGAAATAAGGGCCGAACTATTAACATGGCTACTTTAAAGGAAGGGGAACTAAAGCCCATCCGGCAAGAGATGCAGATGATTTTCCAGGACCCCTTTTCTTCTCTAAATCCTCGCATGACTGTTGGGAGTATAATCGCGGAGCCCCTTATCATCCATAAGATCGGGACACCTAAGGAACGTGAGGAAAGAGTAGTTGATATTCTGAGAAAAGTCGGTCTTATTCCGGAACACCGGCAGCGATATCCTCATGCTTTCAGCGGAGGTCAGCGCCAGCGTATTGGAATTGCTAGGGCACTGATCATGAACCCAGCCCTCATAGTTGCCGATGAGGCAGTATCAGCCTTGGATGTCTCGGTTCAGGCACAAGTCATCAATCTACTCGAGGACCTGCAGAATGAATTCAACCTTACCTATGTTTTCGTCGCTCACGACCTCAGCGTGGTCAGACACATCTGCGACCGAGTAGCAGTAATGTATCTGGGGAAACTAGTCGAAGTAGAAAAGACTGAGGAACTCTTTGCCAACCCGAAGCACCCATACACCAAGGTTCTGCTCTCTGCTATCCCGTACCCAGACCCCGATATCAGCCTAGAGCCTCTGAATATGGGAGATTTCATAGAGGCAATCGAAGCTCAGAGTTGA